Proteins co-encoded in one Aspergillus flavus chromosome 2, complete sequence genomic window:
- a CDS encoding multifunctional chaperone (14-3-3 protein) has translation MTSERENKTFLARLCEQAERYDEMVTYMKEVANIGGELTVDERNLLSVAYKNVVGTRRASWRIISSIEQKEESKGSEQHVSIIRDYRQKIETELEKVCQDVLDVLDESLIPKAETGESKVFYYKMKGDYHRYLAEFASGNKRKVAATAAHEAYKNATDVAQTDLTPTHPIRLGLALNFSVFYYEILNSPDRACHLAKQAFDDAIAELDSLSEESYRDSTLIMQLLRDNLTLWTSSDGQEPEGAASKEDKPEEESAPAPEDKGEESKPAAPES, from the exons TGGTCACGTACATGAAG GAAGTTGCCAAC ATTGGAGGCGAGCTTACCGTCGATGAGCGTAACCTTCTTTCCGTTGCCTACAAGAACGTGGTCGGCACCCGCCGTGCTTCCTGGCGTatcatctcctccattgAACAGAAGGAGGAGTCCAAGGGCTCTGAGCAACACGTCTCGATCATCCGTGACTACCGACAGAAGATCGAAACCgagctggagaaggtctGCCAGGATGTTCTTGACGTTCTGGACGAGTCCCTCATTCCCAAGGCCGAGACTGGCGAGTCCAAGGTTTTTTACTACAAGAT GAAGGGCGACTACCACCGTTATCTTGCTGAATTTGCTTCTGGCAACAAGCGTAAGGTtgctgctactgctgccCACGAGGCCTACAAG AACGCCACCGACGTTGCCCAGACTGATCTCACCCCCACTCACCCCATCCGCTTGGGTCTTGCCTTGAACTTCTCCGTGTTCTACTACGAGATCCTGAACTCTCCCGATCGTGCCTGCCACCTTGCCAAGCAGGCTTTCGATGATGCCATCGCCGAGCTTGATTCGCTCTCGGAGGAAAGCTACCGTGACAGCACCCTTATCATGCAGCTCCTGCGTGACAACCTTACCCTTTGGACTTCTTCCGATGGCCAGGAGCCCGAGGGTGCTGCTTCTAAGGAAGACAAGCCTGAAGAGGAGTCTGCCCCTGCCCCCGAGGACAAGGGTGAGGAATCCAAGCCTGCCGCCCCTGAGTCTTAA
- a CDS encoding eukaryotic translation initiation factor 3 subunit J (eukaryotic translation initiation factor 3 subunit EifCj, putative), whose amino-acid sequence MAPERWDDEEDSVSPPPVAPRRRFDDEEEDEVLDSWDAAEDSEVEREKAAKAAEAKAKADAEAAAKKKSKSQRIQEHKEERKKKAEEEDSDSEEEDDADKRARLRRAQKDADLKHAEDLFGDIDLNRNRGAPKAIVISDSADPTQAVDLSAMPLFKPTTKEQFARLTSTLIPLLTPHSKKPHYSLWAQEFAKQLVKELNSADVKKIASAMTTMSNEKMREERAADKGSKKSKAAKTKVSLVTSRDNKLDADYDNGDDGLGDDDFM is encoded by the exons ATGGCGCCCGAACGGTGGG acgatgaggaggacaGTGTCTCCCCTCCTCCTGTGGCTCCTCGTCGCAGAttcgacgatgaagaagaagatgag GTCCTCGACTCCTGGGACGCCGCTGAAGACTCCGAAGTAGAGCGGGAAAAGGCAGCCAAAGCGGCCGAAGCCAAGGCTAAGGCCGACGCCGAAGCTGccgcaaagaagaagagcaagtcgCAGCGTATACAGGAACACAAGGAGGAGCGCAaaaagaaggccgaagaggaggattccgacagcgaggaggaggacgatgCCGACAAGAGAGCCCGTCTGCGCCGCGCCCAGAAGGATGCCGATCTCAAGCACGCTGAAGATCTGTTCGGTGATATCGACCTCAACCGGAACCGCGGCGCCCCCAAGGCTATCGTTATTAGTGACTCGGCCGACCCGACGCAGGCCGTCGATCTTTCTGCCATGCCTTTATTCAAGCCTACCACTAAGGAGCAGTTCGCTCGTTTGACTTCCACCCTTATCCCGCTCCTGACTCCCCATTCGAAGAAGCCTCACTATTCCCTGTGGGCGCAGGAGTTTGCTAAGCAGCTTGTTAAGGAGCTGAACAGCGCAGATGTCAAGAAGATCGCTAGTGCTATGACTACTATGAGCAacgagaagatgagagaGGAGCGCGCCGCTGACAAGGgcagcaagaagagcaaggcgGCCAAGACGAAGGTGTCACTGGTTACTTCCAGAGATAACAAGCTTGATGCTGATTATgacaatggtgatgatggaTTGGGTGATGACGATTTCATGTGA
- a CDS encoding enolase/allergen Asp F 22 (Enolase): MPITKIHARSVYDSRGNPTVEVDVVTETGLHRAIVPSGASTGQHEAHELRDGDKTHWGGKGVLKAVENVNKTIAPAVIEENLDVKDQSKVDEFLKKLDGSANKSNLGANAILGVSLAIAKAGAAEKGVPLYAHISDLAGTKKPYVLPVPFQNVLNGGSHAGGRLAFQEFMIVPSAAPSFSEALRQGAEVYQKLKTLAKKKYGQSAGNVGDEGGVAPDIQTAEEALDLITEAIEQAGYTGKMKIAMDVASSEFYKADVKKYDLDFKNPDSDSSKWLTYEQLADLYKTLASKYPIVSIEDPFAEDDWEAWSYFYKTSDFQIVGDDLTVTNPLRIKKAIETKACNALLLKVNQIGTLTESIQAAKDSYADNWGVMVSHRSGETEDVTIADIAVGLRSGQIKTGAPARSERLAKLNQILRIEEELGNNAIYAGEKFRTSVNL; encoded by the exons ATGCCTATCACCAAGATCCACGCCCGCTCTGTTTACGACTCCCGCGGTAACCCTACCGTTGAGGTGGACGTTGTCACCGAGACTGGTTTGCACCGCGCTATCGTTCCCTCTGGTGCTTCCACTG GTCAGCACGAGGCCCACGAGCTCCGTGACGGTGACAAGACCCACTGGGGTGGAAAGG GTGTTCTCAAGGCTGTCGAGAACGTCAATAAGACCATTGCCCCCGCCGTCATCGAGGAGAACCTTGATGTCAAGGACCAGTCCAAGGTCGATGAGTTCCTCAAAAAGCTTGATGGATCTGCTAACAAGTCTAACCTCGGTGCTAACGCCATCCTCGGTGTCAGCTTGGCCATTGCCAAGGCTGGTGCTGCTGAGAAGGGTGTCCCTCTCTATGCTCACATCTCCGACCTTGCTGGTACTAAGAAGCCCTATGTGCTTCCTGTCCCCTTCCAGAACGTCCTGAACGGTGGCTCTCACGCTGGTGGCCGTCTGGCTTTCCAGGAGTTCATGATTGTTCCTTC CGCTGccccctctttctccgaGGCTCTTCGCCAGGGTGCTGAGGTCTACCAGAAGCTCAAGACTCTCGCCAAGAAGAAGTACGGCCAGTCTGCTGGCAATGTTGGTGACGAGGGTGGTGTTGCTCCCGATATCCAGACTGCTGAGGAGGCACTTGACCTCATCACCGAGGCCATTGAGCAAGCCGGTTACACTGGCAAGATGAAGATTGCCATGGACGTTGCTTCCAGCGAATTCTACAAGGCTGATGTCAAGAAGTACGACCTTGACTTCAAGAACCCCGACAGCGACTCCTCCAAGTGGCTCACCTACGAGCAACTGGCCGACCTTTACAAGACTCTTGCCAGCAAGTACCCCATTGTCAGCATTGAGGACCCCTTCGCTGAGGATGACTGGGAGGCCTGGAGCTACTTCTACAAGACTTCTGACTTCCAGATTGTTGG TGATGACTTGACCGTCACCAACCCCCTGCGTATCAAGAAGGCCATCGAGACCAAGGCTTGCAACGCCCTTCTGCTCAAGGTCAACCAGATCGGTACTCTTACCGAGTCCATCCAGGCTGCCAAGGACTCCTACGCCGACAACTGGGGTGTCATGGTTTCCCACCGTTCCGGTGAGACTGAGGATGTCACCATTGCCGATATCGCTGTCGGTCTCCGCTCTGGCCAGATCAAGACCGGTGCTCCTGCCCGCTCTGAGCGTCTGGCCAAGCTGAACCAGATCCTCCGTATCGAGGAGGAGCTGGGCAACAACGCCATCTATGCTGGCGAAAAGTTCCGCACTTCTGTCAACCTGTAA
- a CDS encoding P-loop containing nucleoside triphosphate hydrolase protein codes for MNGAADPEREQALEDYKKSLLELREWEAKLKSLRMGIKDLQREFDISEENIKALQSVGQIIGEVLKQLDEERFIVKASSGPRYVVGCRSKVDKSKLKQGTRVALDMTTLTIMRMLPREVDPLVYNMSLEDPGQVNFAGIGGLNEQIRELREVIELPLKNPELFHRVGIKPPKGVLLYGPPGTGKTLLARAVASSMETNFLKVVSSAIVDKYIGESARLIREMFGYAKEHEPCIIFMDEIDAIGGRRFSEGTSADREIQRTLMELLNQLDGFDYLGKTKIIMATNRPDTLDPALLRAGRLDRKIEIPLPNEVGRLEILKIHSSTVQLEGDIDFESVVKMSDGLNGADLRNVVTEAGLFAIKDYRDAINQDDFNRAVRKVAEAKKLEGKLEYQKL; via the exons ATGAACGGCGCTGCTGACCCGGAGAGAGAGCAGGCGCTCGAGGACTACAAGAAGAGCCTGCTGGAGCTCCGAGAATGGGAGGCCAAGCTCAAATCGCTCCGGATGGGAATCAAGGATTTGCAAAGAGAGTTTGATATCTCAGAGGAAAACATTAAGGCTCTACAGAGTGTGGGCCAGATCATCGGTGAAGTGTTGAAGcagctggatgaggagagAT TCATTGTTAAGGCATCATCCGGTCCCCGTTATGTCGTCGGTTGCCGTTCGAAGGTCGATAAGTCGAAACTGAAACAAGGGACTCGTGTCGCTCTCGATATGACAACCCTGACTATCATGAGGATGCTGCCACGGGAGGTTGATCCATTAGTATACAACATGTCTTTGGAGGACCCGGGACAAGTCAACTTCGCTGGTATTGGTGGCTTGAACGAACAAATCCGAGAGTTACGAGAAGTGATCGAGTTGCCGCTCAAAAATCCCGAGCTTTTCCACCGAGTTGGTATTAAGCCACCCAAGGGTGTCCTCCTTTATGGACCTCCTGGTACAGGAAAGACACTGCTGGCACGAGCCGTGGCAAGCTCTATGGAGACCAACTTTTTGAAGG TTGTCTCGTCTGCCATCGTCGACAAGTACATCGGTGAATCTGCACGGTTAATAAGAGAGATGTTCGGGTACGCCAAGGAGCATGAGCCTTGTATTATCTTCATGGATGAAATCGATGCTATTGGTGGTCGACGATTCTCTGAGGGTACATCCGCTGACCGTGAAATCCAACGGACATTGATGGAGCTTCTTAACCAATTGGATGGCTTCGATTACCTTGGAAAGACGAAGATCATCATGGCTACGAACAGACCTGATACTCTTGATCCCGCTCTGTTGCGAGCGGGTCGTTTGGACCGCAAGATTGAGATTCCTCTGCCCAATGAAGTTGGTCGTTTGGAGATCTTGAAGATCCACTCTAGTACTGTCCAACTCGAGGGTGATATAGACTTTGAGAGCGTCGTGAAGATGAGCGACGGTCTTAACGGAGCAGATCTGCGCAATGTTGTCACGGAAGC TGGTTTGTTTGCCATTAAGGACTACCGAGACGCTATTAACCAAGATGACTTCAACCGGGCGGTGCGCAAGGTGGCGGAAGCTAAGAAGCTGGAAGGCAAGCTGGAGTACCAGAAGCTTTAG
- a CDS encoding mannosyl-oligosaccharide alpha-1,2-mannosidase (mannosyl-oligosaccharide alpha-1,2-mannosidase) — MSFHYPPRNPSLSPQPPLENNSWRASRSPGPKLGGYGLSQSAGVSNNLTTFFGDGRTLPMYKDKPYFAPRRTGPKVRQRRVLYGGLCLFFLVSLWYYMSGSWGKPEIKTSESQKGEELWAWVQSLDKEPAYNGEELKGIDWAARREKVRDAFIVSWDDYAKNGWGLDQYRPVAKDGKNMVEGGLGWIIVDALDTMIMMNLTSRVQHARDWIQHSLQYNQDHDVSTFETTIRMLGGLLSAHYLSTTYTDLAPISGDEDLYIEKATDLAERLSGAFESSSGVPFASINLKKSEGIPAHSDNGASSTAEATTVQLEFKYLAKLTGEAEYWRMAEKVMEVVDRSKMEDGLVPIYIYPDTGKFRGKNIRLGSRGDSYYEYLIKQYLQTSEQEPVYKEMWDEALIGIRKHLVAYTKRAQLAIVGERPEGLEGKLSPKMDHLVCFLPGTIALGATGGIPLSQAKKSPYWSQRHDEEILLAKELMKTCWATYLATKTGLAAEITYFKLDNPAVMMQDMYPESTLTTGNRKSEQEDLPLKSKPLYPLDDKTLNWENDLDIHMQDRHNLQRPETLESLFYMYRITGDETYRHWGWEMFKSFVRHTAIVEHDNTHADPTSDKPAEPSRPQIISFTSLNNVDVIPPTRRDNMESFWMAETLKYFYLLFSDRDFIPLEENVFNTEAHPFPRFKLGGELKTGWERKSSESESVPKSAPQEQEQAP, encoded by the exons ATGTCGTTCCACTACCCTCCCAGAAACCCGTCGCTTTCTCCCCAACCACCCCTCGAGAACAACTCCTGGCGTGCGAGTCGCAGCCCCGGACCTAAGCTAGGTGGATACGGACTTTCGCAGTCCGCTGGGGTATCTAACAATCTGACCACATTCTTCGGCGACGGTCGTACACTTCCCATGTACAAAGATAAGCCCTACTTTGCGCCTCGGCGCACGGGCCCAAAAGTTAGGCAGAGGAGGGTTCTCTACGGCGGACTTTGTCTATTCTTTCTAGTCTCGCTGTGGTATTATATGTCTGGTAGCTGGGGCAAGCCGGAGATAAAGACGTCAGAGTCgcagaaaggagaagagctcTGGGCTTGGGTGCAGAGCTTGGACAAGGAACCAGCCTACAATGGCGAAGAACTAAAGGGTATCGACTGGGCAGCCAGGCGAGAGAAGGTCAGGGATGCATTCATTGTTAGTTGGGATGACTACGCGAAGAATGGATGGG GGCTGGACCAGTATCGTCCAGTTGCTAAGGATGGCAAAAACATGGTCGAAGGTGGATTGGGATGGATAATCGTTGACGCGCTTGACacgatgataatgatgaacCTCACGTCACGGGTCCAGCATGCCCGTGACTGGATTCAGCATTCACTACAATACAATCAGGACCATGATGTCAGCACATTCGAAACCACCATTCGCATGTTAGGCGGTCTCTTGTCAGCACATTACCTTTCCACCACCTATACAGATCTGGCGCCAATCTCGGGCGACGAGGACTTGTATATTGAGAAAGCGACTGACCTCGCAGAGCGGCTATCAGGAGCGTTCGAGTCAAGCTCTGGGGTACCCTTCGCCAGCATCAATCTCAAAAAGTCGGAGGGGATACCGGCACATTCGGATAATGGCGCTTCTTCTACAGCCGAAGCGACGACTGTGCAGCTGGAGTTCAAGTATTTGGCTAAGTTAACCGGGGAAGCAGAATACTGGCGGATGGCGGAGAAGGTAATGGAAGTGGTGGATAGGTCGAAAATGGAGGACGGTCTGGTTCCCATCTATATCTACCCGGACACCGGCAAGTTCAGAGGGAAGAACATCCGCCTCGGTAGTAGAGGCGATTCCTACTATG AATATCTCATCAAGCAGTATCTCCAAACATCGGAACAGGAGCCGGTCTACAAGGAGATGTGGGACGAAGCGCTGATTGGCATCCGCAAACACTTGGTTGCCTATACAAAGCGCGCCCAGTTGGCGATTGTGGGAGAACGGCCCGAGGGCCTGGAGGGAAAGCTCTCGCCCAAGATGGATCACCTTGTCTGCTTCTTACCCGGAACGATTGCGCTCGGCGCTACTGGGGGGATACCGCTATCGCAAGCGAAAAAGTCACCCTATTGGAGTCAACGGCATGACGAGGAGATCCTCCTCGCCAAAGAGCTGATGAAAACCTGCTGGGCGACCTACCTCGCCACAAAGACTGGTCTTGCGGCTGAAATCACCTACTTTAAACTGGACAATCCCGCAGTCATGATGCAAGATATGTACCCAGAGTCCACTCTAACCACCGGCAACCGAAAATCTGAACAAGAAGACCTTCCCCTGAAGTCTAAGCCGCTCTACCCGTTAGACGATAAAACATTAAACTGGGAAAACGACCTCGACATCCACATGCAAGACCGACACAACCTCCAACGTCCCGAGACCCTCGAATCCCTGTTCTACATGTACCGAATCACCGGCGACGAAACCTATCGTCACTGGGGCTGGGAGATGTTCAAATCATTCGTCCGACACACCGCTATCGTCGAACACGACAACACTCACGCCGATCCCACGTCCGATAAACCAGCCGAACCAAGCCGGCCGCAAATCATCAGCTTCACCTCTCTAAACAACGTCGATGTCATCCCGCCCACCCGCAGAGACAACATGGAAAGTTTCTGGATGGCAGAAACCCTTAAGTACTTCTATTTACTCTTCTCGGATCGCGACTTCATTCCACTCGAGGAAAACGTCTTCAACACTGAGGCGCACCCATTCCCCCGGTTCAAGTTAGGGGGAGAGCTGAAGACGGGATGGGAGCGGAAGAGTAGCGAATCTGAATCGGTGCCGAAGTCGGCACCGCAGGAGCAAGAGCAAGCTCCCTGA
- a CDS encoding ArgE-DapE-like domain-containing metallopeptidase (peptidase, putative), with amino-acid sequence MKSIYSLVLCTALTAASPHPAFPQSPLGVPTTSSPSTGTFNSAEEVINASPFLSFHRDIVQIESISSNEHNVGEFIADFLRARNFTVIEQAVTSSSQRENQERFNVFAYPSSNTPEILITSHIDTVPPFIPYSLDTDSTTDNDPSTIRISGRGSVDAKGSVAAQIFAALDVLEQNPSAPLGLLFVVGEETGGDGMRAFSESSLNPAPSAFHTVIFGEPTELALVSGHKGMLGFEIVAKGHAAHSGYPWLGRSAISAVLPALSRVDQLGNIPADKGGLPSSPKYGNTTVNIGRVDAGVAANVVPATARADVAVRLAAGTPDEARDIVRRAVRDATDGNPDVYAEFNTRSEGYPPQDLDTDVDGFDITTVNYGTDVPNLQIHEREDGPVRRYLYGPGSIHVAHGDNEAITVGDLQEAVRGYRKLIEAALQRR; translated from the coding sequence aTGAAGTCTATCTACTCGCTTGTGCTGTGCACTGCGCTCACGGCGGCTTCTCCGCACCCCGCATTTCCACAATCACCTCTGGGTGTGCCGACAACATCGTCACCATCAACAGGGACGTTCAATTCCGCCGAGGAAGTGATCAATGCCTCGCCCTTCCTGTCTTTTCACCGAGATATTGTGCAGATTGAATCTATCTCTAGCAACGAGCACAATGTCGGGGAGTTCATCGCCGATTTTCTCCGCGCCCGCAACTTCACCGTCATTGAGCAGGCAGTAACTTCGTCTTCTCAAAGAGAAAACCAAGAGCGTTTTAACGTCTTTGCCTACCCGTCGTCTAATACCCCGGAAATCCTCATTACCAGTCACATCGACACTGTCCCACCATTTATCCCGTACTCCTTGGACACCGACTCGACCACGGATAATGACCCGTCCACGATCCGTATCTCCGGTCGCGGCTCCGTTGACGCCAAAGGCAGCGTCGCAGCCCAAATCTTCGCTGCTCTCGATGTTCTTGAGCAGAATCCCAGTGCGCCCTTGGGTCTGCTCTTCGTCGTTGGCGAAGAAACCGGTGGAGATGGCATGAGAGCGTTCTCGGAATCCTCACTCAATCCAGCTCCCTCCGCCTTCCACACTGTGATCTTCGGCGAACCCACCGAACTCGCCCTCGTGTCCGGCCACAAGGGGATGCTGGGCTTCGAGATCGTCGCTAAAGGCCACGCTGCCCACTCCGGATACCCCTGGCTCGGCCGCAGCGCCATCTCCGCCGTCCTCCCGGCCCTCTCCCGCGTCGACCAGCTGGGCAACATCCCTGCCGACAAGGGCGGTCTTCCTTCCAGCCCGAAGTATGGCAACACGACCGTGAACATCGGCCGAGTAGACGCTGGTGTCGCTGCCAACGTCGTCCCGGCCACTGCTCGCGCTGACGTTGCCGTGCGTCTGGCCGCGGGCACCCCTGACGAGGCACGGGATATCGTTCGACGGGCCGTGCGCGATGCGACGGATGGTAACCCCGATGTGTACGCGGAGTTTAATACCCGCTCCGAAGGATATCCCCCTCAGGACTTGGATACAGACGTTGATGGCTTCGACATCACGACGGTAAACTACGGCACCGATGTGCCGAATCTGCAGATCCATGAGCGCGAGGACGGCCCCGTTCGTCGCTACCTCTATGGTCCCGGTAGTATCCATGTTGCCCATGGTGATAATGAAGCTATAACTGTTGGGGATCTGCAGGAGGCTGTTCGCGGATATCGGAAGTTGATCGAGGCGGCTTTGCAGCGTCGTTAG
- a CDS encoding polynucleotide kinase 3'-phosphatase has translation MAGSVKRPASTTGTISPPPVKRKIESTLTKQSVSSFFTPASQKKPEQITWRIVNNSLVVGKYAKKADHKQTIEKPKVAAFDLDSTLVSTASGNTFPKNSSDWKWWHDTVPSKLKELSADGYYVIIITNQKKISLQKDMKGGRSDSKSLTNFKERASAVMKQLDIPLSVYAATLDDGYRKPRIGMWKEFLDDYDFDVNGVDLSKSIYVGDAAGRPNDHSQVDRGFAVNAGVPFKTPEEFFLNAAPEPLVESFDPSLYLQSDQTDDASPPFSRQSALELVIFCGSPGAGKSTFYWDYLEPLGYERVNQDILKTRPKCIKVAKEHLTAGRSVVVDNTNADPETRSHWIEIAKEYSIPIRCVYFSASPALCRHNNAVRAANKSLNPESRALLPGIAFGDFGRRFKEPTMAEGFKDIVRVDFRFRGDEESQQIWKQYWI, from the exons ATGGCCGGCTCGGTCAAACGGCCAGCGTCTACAACTGGGACTATCTCCCCACCTCCGGTAAAGAGAAAGATTGAATCCACACTGACAA AGCAATCGGTGTCATCGTTCTTCACCCCCGCATCTCAAAAGAAGCCCGAGCAAATCACCTGGCGCATCGTGAACAACAGTCTCGTCGTCGGCAAATATGCGAAGAAAGCAGACCATAAACAGACTATAGAGAAGCCAAAAGTTGCTGCCTTTGATTTG GACTCAACGTTAGTCTCGACGGCTTCTGGCAACACTTTTCCCAAGAACTCCTCCGACTGGAAGTGGTGGCATGATACGGTTCCCTCTAAACTCAAGGAGTTGAGCGCAGATGG TTACTATGTCATCATCATAACgaatcagaagaagatcagccTACAAAAGGATATGAAAGGAGGGCGCTCCGATTCAAAAAGCCTCACGAACTTCAAAGAAAGGGCCTCTGCTGTCATGAAACAACTAGACATTCCACTCAGTGTTTACGCAGCTACTCTGGACGATGGTTACAGAAAGCCAAGAATCGGGATGTGGAAAGAGTTCCTAGACGACTATGATTTTGACGTGAACGGCGTGGACTTATCAAAATCGATTTATGTTGGAGATGCCGCTGGACGGCCAAATGACCATTCCCAGGTAGATCG TGGGTTTGCTGTAAATGCCGGAGTTCCATTTAAAACACCAGAGGAGTTTTTTCTCAACGCCGCGCCGGAGCCGCTCGTGGAATCATTCGACCCTTCTCTATATTTACAATCGGACCAAACCGATGATG CTTCACCCCCCTTTTCCCGTCAAAGCGCTCTTGAACTAGTGATCTTCTGCGGCAGTCCCGGCGCGGGCAAGTCGACTTTCTACTGGGATTATCTGGAGCCATTGGGATATGAACGAGTGAACCAGGACATTTTGAAAACG CGTCCTAAATGTATCAAAGTCGCCAAGGAACACCTTACGGCCGGAAGGTCCGTGGTAGTCG ACAATACGAACGCAGACCCAGAAACAAGATCCCACTGGATCGAAATCGCAAAGGAATACAGCATTCCCATTCGTTGTGTATATTTCTCTGCATCCCCAGCTCTCTGTCGGCACAATAATGCTGTCCGCGCTGCGAACAAGTCCTTG AATCCGGAAAGCAGGGCCCTACTCCCCGGAATCGCGTTCGGGGATTTCGGCCGTCGGTTCAAGGAGCCGACGATGGCGGAGGGTTTCAAGGACATTGTTCGGGTCGACTTCCGCTTCCGCGGTGATGAAGAGTCGCAGCAAATCTGGAAGCAGTACTGGATTTAG
- a CDS encoding putative RNA polymerase II mediator complex subunit Srb5 (Mediator of RNA polymerase II transcription subunit 18), which produces MHELLLFASVPAHQHHELLQQLAGLTAMQPRHRLERRLIFKAYRKPGLINTRVGASQDLQGNEMQRLNKMLNGGMFYTQVVGPVSEADFGAQSSAASSGDPDAPMSGTDTGTNFEYHPYSYENQPWKLEFRDIPEAGTRSAVTTRLMASASLPKGDITTPMNAWGYSFVTEYVVEGDVFILNDIVIYLHRVLHYPAESSGSHEPRRQLPPFQQMSPLEKTGSYVLQASIAVQDGGNQEMMKTASQHLFGLREQLKSAVRLEQADRLSLDTRAK; this is translated from the exons ATGCATGAGCTACTGCTCTTCGCCTCGGTCCCCGCGCACCAGCACCATGAGCTGCTACAACAGCTGGCCGGGTTGACGGCCATGCAGCCCCGTCACCGCTTAGAGAGGCGTCTGATCTTCAAGGCCTATCGGAAACCAGGGCTGATCAATACCCGTGTGGGTGCCAGTCAAGACTTGCAAGGCAATGAAATGCAGCGTCTGAATAAGATGCTGAACGGTGGCATGTTCTATACACAAGTGGTCGGACCGGTTTCCGAGGCCGACTTTGGTGCCCAATCTTCCGCTGCCTCATCGGGTGACCCTGATGCGCCCATGTCTGGAACTGATACTGGTACAAACTTTGAGTACCACCCTTACAGTTATGAGAATCAACCCTGGAAGCTGGAGTTTAGAGATATCCCCGAGGCGGGGACTCGTTCCGCCGTGACCACCCGGCTGATGGCCAGCGCTAGTTTGCCCAAGGGCGATATTACCACCCCTATGAACGCCTGGGGGTATAG TTTTGTCACGGAGTACGTGGTAGAGGGGGATGTCTTTATTCTGAATGATATCGTCATTTACCTACATCGAGTTCTGCATTATCCTGCAGAGAGCTCTGGATCACATGAACCGCGGCGACAGTTACCTCCTTTTCAGCAGATGTCTCCGCTGGAAAAAACCGGAAGCTATGTCTTACAGGCCTCTATTGCTGTCCAGGATGGAGGTAAccaggagatgatgaagaccgCGTCGCAGCATCTGTTTGGGCTCCGTGAGCAGCTGAAGTCGGCCGTCCGGCTGGAACAGGCGGATCGACTTTCCTTGGACACACGAGCGAAGTAA